The Planctomycetota bacterium genome has a window encoding:
- a CDS encoding XRE family transcriptional regulator yields the protein MRSAAAPANPFCEQVRKLRAARGWSLEQLAAASGVSRSMLSQIERGRVNPTVAVAQRIAAAFEVSLGSLVDGPDWGAPIEVIRAADRAYHFRTRNGCEIRTLSPIRLEKEVEFYELRFRPRGALKSAPHFAGTREILTVRQGTLRVTSGGEGCVLGAGDSAHYRADVPHSIENPDRAVTIAYLVVLYRPR from the coding sequence ATGAGGTCCGCGGCCGCTCCCGCCAACCCCTTCTGCGAGCAGGTCCGGAAATTGCGGGCCGCGCGGGGATGGTCCCTCGAGCAGCTCGCGGCCGCCTCGGGGGTCAGCCGTTCGATGCTCTCCCAGATCGAGCGCGGCCGCGTGAACCCGACCGTCGCCGTCGCCCAGCGAATCGCCGCGGCCTTCGAGGTATCGCTCGGGAGCCTCGTCGACGGCCCCGACTGGGGCGCGCCGATCGAGGTCATCCGTGCCGCCGACCGCGCCTACCATTTCCGGACCCGGAACGGATGCGAAATCCGCACCCTGTCGCCGATCCGCCTCGAAAAGGAGGTGGAGTTTTACGAACTGCGCTTCCGTCCGAGAGGGGCGCTTAAAAGCGCTCCGCACTTCGCCGGGACGCGCGAGATCCTGACCGTTCGGCAGGGAACGCTCCGGGTCACGTCGGGCGGGGAGGGGTGCGTCCTCGGGGCGGGCGACTCGGCCCACTATCGGGCCGATGTCCCTCACTCGATCGAAAACCCGGATCGCGCGGTCACGATCGCTTATCTCGTGGTTCTCTACCGTCCCCGCTGA